A region from the uncultured Macellibacteroides sp. genome encodes:
- a CDS encoding family 43 glycosylhydrolase, producing the protein MKHTIISLLLIIVAGASLRPAPVSAQDMRAGTYCNPLNVDYTYMIYNSDKNLSYRSGADPAVVEFRGEYYMFVTRSHGYWHSTDLLNWHFISPEKWYFEGSNAPAAHNYKDSVLYVTGNPSGSMSILYTDNPVKGDWKAVPAILHDLQDPALFIDDDNQAYMFWGSSNVYPIRGKKLDKNHRFLVEGETVPLFNLDMQKHGWERFGENHADTVLGGYMEGPWLTKHKGKYYMQYAAPGTEFNVYADGVYVADHPLGPYSYAPNNPISYKPGGFMNGAGHGSTVVGPGGNYWHFASMSLSATVNWERRLCMYPLYFDNEELMYCNTNYGDYPHYAPAEPGKHGTFTGWMLLSYNKPVKASSAVAGHEATHATDERVKSFWLAEKNDSNQWLQIDLEHPGMVYALQVNYHDYQSDMYGKDSNLRHRYVVEGSLDGNSWVNLVNRSKSFRDTPNDYVEMETPVRVRYIRYRNIEIPTPHLAISDVRVFGKGEGKKPAQVKQFRVERQSDRRDALITWQGQKGCQGYNIRWGIAPDKLYSSWMVYGDTSLLLKSLTTDQSYYFAIEAFSENGISELSGTVKAD; encoded by the coding sequence ATGAAACACACCATTATTTCCCTGCTGTTGATAATAGTTGCCGGCGCATCACTTCGCCCGGCACCGGTCAGCGCCCAGGACATGCGGGCCGGCACCTACTGTAACCCCCTTAATGTGGATTACACCTACATGATTTACAACTCCGACAAAAACCTATCCTACCGTTCCGGAGCCGATCCCGCCGTGGTGGAGTTCCGGGGCGAGTACTATATGTTCGTAACCCGTTCGCATGGTTACTGGCACTCCACCGATTTGCTCAACTGGCACTTTATCTCGCCCGAAAAGTGGTATTTCGAAGGCAGCAACGCACCGGCAGCCCATAATTACAAAGACTCTGTTTTGTATGTAACCGGCAATCCCTCGGGATCCATGAGTATCTTATATACCGACAATCCCGTGAAAGGCGACTGGAAAGCAGTGCCCGCCATTCTGCACGACCTGCAGGATCCGGCCCTTTTTATCGACGACGACAACCAGGCCTATATGTTTTGGGGCTCATCCAATGTCTACCCCATCCGCGGAAAGAAGCTGGATAAGAACCACCGCTTTTTGGTGGAAGGCGAAACCGTGCCGCTGTTTAACCTGGATATGCAGAAGCACGGCTGGGAACGCTTTGGCGAAAACCATGCCGATACGGTATTGGGCGGATACATGGAAGGACCGTGGCTTACCAAACACAAAGGCAAATACTACATGCAGTATGCCGCACCCGGAACCGAGTTCAATGTCTATGCCGATGGCGTGTACGTGGCCGATCATCCCCTGGGGCCATACAGCTATGCACCCAATAACCCCATCAGCTACAAACCCGGAGGGTTCATGAACGGAGCCGGACACGGAAGCACGGTGGTAGGTCCCGGAGGCAATTACTGGCACTTTGCCTCCATGTCATTGTCGGCCACCGTTAACTGGGAACGTCGCCTGTGCATGTACCCCCTCTATTTCGATAACGAGGAACTGATGTACTGCAACACCAATTACGGCGATTATCCCCATTATGCCCCCGCCGAACCGGGCAAGCACGGCACCTTTACCGGCTGGATGCTGTTATCGTACAACAAACCGGTCAAAGCATCTTCCGCAGTAGCCGGACACGAGGCAACCCACGCAACCGACGAACGGGTAAAGAGTTTCTGGCTGGCAGAAAAGAACGACAGCAACCAATGGCTTCAGATAGATTTGGAACACCCCGGCATGGTATATGCCTTACAAGTAAATTATCACGACTATCAGTCGGATATGTACGGAAAAGATAGTAACTTGCGCCACCGTTATGTAGTGGAAGGTTCGTTGGACGGCAACAGCTGGGTAAATCTGGTAAACAGAAGCAAAAGCTTCAGAGACACACCCAACGACTATGTGGAGATGGAAACACCGGTCCGGGTACGTTACATCCGTTACCGGAACATCGAAATACCCACGCCGCACCTGGCCATTTCGGATGTACGGGTATTTGGCAAGGGCGAAGGAAAGAAACCCGCGCAGGTAAAACAGTTCAGGGTAGAACGGCAGTCCGACCGACGCGATGCCCTGATAACCTGGCAAGGCCAGAAAGGATGTCAGGGATACAATATCCGTTGGGGAATTGCTCCGGACAAGCTCTACAGCTCGTGGATGGTGTATGGAGATACATCGCTGCTGCTTAAGAGTCTTACCACCGACCAATCCTACTACTTTGCCATCGAAGCATTTAGTGAGAACGGCATCTCGGAGCTCTCGGGAACAGTCAAAGCAGATTAA
- a CDS encoding RagB/SusD family nutrient uptake outer membrane protein translates to MKHILKKQLLWMLPLVLTFSSCSDYLDKLPENKVEAGLVDYTKTSDMYMPVSGTYAVARTKFSAWMAFGLIAVRGDDVDKGSSPTDQIEFQYCKEFKYDRISGYWALNAAWEGLYNVISTSNAALESLDKYAENISSDADRKKYEEYSAEIRFIRAFAYFRIVNFWGEAPLLLSNQELNLVKSTREEIYNYIYSELEYCVANLPAVRPNEQAGKLGAVTRYSAQALLAKAYLYNENWDGVLTATNDIISSNKFSLYDDFYQLFKIPGKLSNESLFELQYTDFGTGSGDIVESDAWFAFQGPRGGSSPIEGWGFMTPTDGVRAFFATRGETVRADASFLVAGTTTLSGDVIKPGLAGEPTCYNGKAYTPSNQMTAGRTNYGANNNIRILRYADVLLMNAEAKIRKGQNGDAEINLVRERANLAPVTGATLDQLLDERRAEFAMEWGERFFDLVRTDKAAGTLPGFVKGESEYYPIPQNQIDLNPNLKQ, encoded by the coding sequence ATGAAACATATATTAAAAAAACAGTTGCTCTGGATGCTTCCGTTGGTTCTGACCTTCTCCAGCTGCAGCGATTACTTAGATAAACTTCCGGAAAATAAAGTGGAAGCCGGTCTGGTGGACTATACCAAGACAAGTGATATGTATATGCCGGTTTCCGGAACGTATGCAGTTGCCCGCACCAAGTTCTCAGCCTGGATGGCATTCGGACTTATTGCTGTCCGCGGCGATGATGTGGATAAGGGATCTAGTCCAACCGACCAGATTGAATTTCAGTATTGCAAAGAGTTTAAATACGACCGTATTTCGGGTTACTGGGCATTGAATGCCGCCTGGGAAGGTTTGTACAACGTGATCTCCACCTCGAATGCAGCGCTGGAATCATTGGATAAATATGCCGAAAACATATCCTCGGATGCCGACAGGAAGAAATACGAAGAATATTCCGCCGAAATTCGCTTTATCCGGGCCTTTGCTTATTTCCGTATTGTTAACTTCTGGGGCGAAGCTCCCCTGCTGTTAAGCAATCAGGAACTGAATCTTGTAAAATCGACACGCGAAGAGATTTATAACTACATCTATTCCGAACTCGAATACTGTGTGGCTAACCTTCCGGCGGTACGCCCCAACGAGCAAGCCGGCAAATTAGGAGCGGTTACCCGTTATTCGGCTCAGGCGCTGTTGGCTAAAGCCTATTTGTATAATGAAAACTGGGATGGCGTTCTTACGGCTACCAACGACATTATCAGCAGCAACAAGTTCAGCTTGTACGACGATTTTTATCAGTTGTTTAAGATACCCGGAAAGCTGAGCAACGAATCCCTGTTCGAACTTCAGTATACCGACTTTGGCACCGGTAGCGGTGATATAGTTGAATCGGATGCCTGGTTTGCATTCCAGGGACCAAGAGGAGGAAGCAGTCCCATCGAAGGATGGGGATTTATGACTCCTACGGATGGTGTACGTGCATTCTTTGCTACACGCGGTGAAACAGTTCGTGCAGACGCCTCTTTCCTTGTTGCAGGAACCACCACTTTGTCGGGCGACGTGATCAAACCGGGACTTGCCGGCGAGCCAACCTGCTACAACGGGAAAGCCTATACTCCGTCTAACCAGATGACAGCCGGACGTACCAACTACGGTGCAAATAACAATATCCGCATTTTACGCTATGCCGATGTCTTGCTTATGAACGCGGAAGCGAAAATAAGAAAAGGACAGAACGGCGATGCCGAAATCAATTTGGTGCGCGAACGGGCCAACCTGGCACCGGTAACAGGTGCTACGCTTGATCAGTTGCTGGACGAAAGACGTGCCGAGTTTGCCATGGAGTGGGGCGAGCGCTTCTTCGACCTGGTACGTACCGACAAAGCAGCAGGCACTTTGCCGGGCTTTGTGAAAGGCGAAAGCGAATATTATCCTATTCCGCAGAACCAGATTGACTTGAATCCAAACCTCAAGCAATAA
- a CDS encoding glucoamylase family protein, with protein sequence MKLTKWTIALLFAGGLSLASCNESDKNKETANKPDAIERPETFASDNEMLTYIQQEHFNYMWEGAEPTSGLARERIHMDGVYPENDADVVTTGGSGFGIAGLLVGIDRGFVTREEGVQRLHKIADYLAKADRFHGVWPHWMIGPTGKVKPFGTKDNGGDLVESSFLMQGLLCVRQYFKDGNENEKALASKIDTLWREMEWSWYQNGQDVLYWHWSPDYAWEMNFPLEGYNECLITYILAASSPTHPIPASAYHNGWARKGGIKSSATAYGLPLLLKHNGAEALGGPLFWAHYSYIGLNPKGLSDKYANYWEVNRNQALINYNHCVENPGKFKGYSDSCWGLTASYSVLGYNAHMPSNDLGVITPTAALSSFPYTPEESTRALKHFYYNLGDSIWGKYGFYDAFSEQDNWYPRRYLAIDQCTIAPMIENYRTGLLWRLFMSCPEVQQGLTKLGFTVTVDKV encoded by the coding sequence ATGAAACTTACGAAATGGACAATTGCACTCTTGTTTGCAGGAGGCTTATCCCTTGCGTCGTGCAATGAGTCCGATAAAAACAAGGAGACCGCCAACAAGCCGGATGCGATCGAACGTCCTGAAACTTTTGCTTCGGACAACGAGATGCTTACTTATATCCAACAGGAGCACTTCAATTACATGTGGGAGGGAGCGGAACCTACATCGGGATTAGCCCGGGAACGAATTCATATGGACGGAGTCTATCCCGAGAATGATGCCGACGTAGTAACCACCGGAGGAAGCGGATTCGGTATCGCCGGACTGCTTGTGGGCATCGACCGCGGCTTTGTTACACGCGAAGAAGGGGTACAGCGTTTACATAAGATTGCCGATTACCTGGCTAAAGCCGATCGTTTCCATGGAGTATGGCCTCACTGGATGATTGGTCCTACGGGAAAAGTGAAACCTTTCGGCACGAAAGATAACGGAGGCGATTTGGTGGAGAGCTCTTTTCTGATGCAGGGACTCCTTTGCGTTCGTCAGTATTTTAAGGATGGGAATGAAAACGAAAAGGCTTTGGCATCCAAAATCGACACGTTGTGGCGCGAAATGGAGTGGAGCTGGTATCAGAACGGACAGGATGTATTGTACTGGCACTGGTCTCCGGACTATGCCTGGGAGATGAATTTCCCGTTGGAAGGATACAACGAATGTTTAATTACCTATATTCTTGCCGCCTCTTCGCCTACTCATCCCATCCCCGCTTCGGCTTACCACAACGGGTGGGCTCGTAAGGGAGGTATTAAATCGTCGGCTACGGCGTACGGACTGCCTTTACTACTAAAACATAACGGTGCGGAAGCATTGGGTGGTCCCTTGTTCTGGGCCCATTACTCCTACATTGGGTTAAATCCCAAAGGGCTTTCCGACAAGTACGCCAATTACTGGGAGGTAAACCGGAATCAGGCGTTGATAAACTACAACCATTGCGTCGAAAACCCGGGCAAGTTTAAAGGATACAGCGATTCCTGCTGGGGACTTACGGCCAGCTATTCGGTATTGGGTTACAATGCTCACATGCCGTCCAACGACCTGGGGGTGATTACACCTACGGCGGCGCTTTCCAGTTTTCCTTACACGCCGGAAGAATCAACCAGGGCCCTGAAGCATTTCTATTATAACCTGGGCGACAGCATTTGGGGAAAGTATGGATTTTATGATGCCTTCAGCGAACAGGATAACTGGTACCCGCGGCGCTACCTGGCCATCGACCAGTGCACCATTGCCCCAATGATCGAGAATTATCGCACGGGCTTGCTATGGCGGCTGTTTATGAGCTGTCCCGAGGTACAGCAGGGATTAACAAAATTAGGTTTCACGGTTACTGTCGATAAGGTTTAA
- a CDS encoding TonB-dependent receptor, with protein MKAKLMLCLCLLLAVTTMFAQGNLTVTGVVTEKATGYPAIGVSVLVKGTTIGTVTSIDGDYSLSNVPANATLVFSYVGMLAVEQPVNNRSVINVLIEEDTQKLEEIVVIGYGTSKAKDLTAPIAVIKADDIVKHATTSPMGALQGKVAGVHITSSGQPGSGPDVRIRGVGSFGDTKPLYVVDGMFFDNIDFLNNSDIQDLSILKDASAASIYGVRAANGVVIVTTKKGTLNKPATITYDGYVGFQKVTNQLKMANSEQYATMQIEKNNATDLNVLRNSINLFGGNLQSMMPGTSTDWYDELLRTALIHNHSLDISGGTDKASYSVGLNYMFQEGIMDTKNEYERFNLRAKADYNVNRWLKVGANMVLSNGTKYSSNNAAWGAAYLTPGIFPVMDDRRSAAEAYPIKYASPSQIGMSTYFGNPVASANYYDNKSNTIQVLPTFYAQIDFLPENKLFFKTAYSQDISFIQGRIYTPEYLVGGSQLTKNANLKKEDNNYRNWILDNTLTFRDSFGAHTFSAMLGQSVRSENWRYLWGNATGVPGGAEEYMYLDQGNADGRTTGDNGTTYRGQSYFGRITYDYQGKYLLSATMRADGSSKYQEKWGYFPSLGAAWNISEEGFMKDLNYINYLKLRASWGKLGNDKVSASDGFASVTQNMGTSGVFGNGVLPGYTNLVYFSYLGWEVVNELNIGFDAAFLDSRLGVEADYYHRLTENAVINAPLPMGAGNLLGNNGEILNSGLELSVDWSDKIGKDFSYSIGANVTTLKNEVKSLHGLPYLYGGTAEFRTISKVGGELNAYYGHEIVGVYQNAAEISADPVAVSNNLLPGDFKYKDQNNDGKIDDNDRVILGSYIPTFTFGMNLGFTYRKFDLSVVMQGQTGNEIVNRKRGNRRWQSDINYDADMVENRWTGEGSTNSYPSAAGTVKPWNISKFNSFYVEDGSYFRIQNIQMAYTFDKVKISNTKLPSMRLSLTAERPYTYFKSNGFTPEVGNNGFDDQVYPLAATYTVGLRIIY; from the coding sequence ATGAAAGCTAAATTAATGCTTTGTTTATGCTTACTCCTTGCAGTCACAACGATGTTTGCACAAGGAAATCTAACGGTTACCGGTGTCGTAACTGAAAAGGCCACCGGTTATCCGGCAATCGGAGTAAGTGTGCTTGTGAAAGGTACCACTATTGGTACGGTTACCTCTATAGATGGAGATTACTCCCTTTCAAATGTTCCGGCTAATGCAACGCTTGTATTTAGCTATGTAGGTATGCTGGCGGTAGAACAACCCGTCAACAACCGGTCTGTTATTAATGTCTTAATTGAAGAAGATACCCAAAAGCTGGAAGAAATTGTGGTAATTGGTTACGGTACCAGCAAGGCGAAAGACCTTACCGCTCCGATTGCTGTGATAAAGGCTGATGATATTGTGAAACACGCAACCACCTCACCGATGGGTGCCCTGCAAGGCAAGGTGGCCGGTGTACATATTACAAGTAGCGGTCAGCCGGGATCTGGTCCGGATGTACGTATCCGTGGTGTTGGTTCATTCGGTGATACCAAGCCATTGTACGTTGTGGACGGAATGTTTTTCGATAACATCGACTTCCTTAACAACAGTGATATCCAGGATCTGTCCATTTTAAAAGATGCATCCGCGGCTTCAATCTACGGGGTTCGCGCAGCCAATGGGGTTGTTATCGTAACTACCAAGAAAGGCACACTTAACAAGCCGGCAACCATCACTTACGATGGTTATGTGGGATTCCAGAAAGTGACCAACCAGCTTAAGATGGCCAACAGCGAACAATACGCTACCATGCAGATTGAAAAAAACAATGCCACCGATTTAAATGTGCTGCGTAACTCCATTAATCTTTTTGGAGGCAATTTACAGTCCATGATGCCCGGTACAAGTACCGATTGGTACGACGAATTGCTTCGTACGGCACTTATCCACAATCATAGTTTGGATATAAGCGGTGGAACCGACAAAGCTTCTTATTCTGTAGGATTAAACTACATGTTTCAGGAAGGTATTATGGATACAAAGAACGAATACGAACGGTTCAACCTGCGTGCAAAAGCAGATTATAATGTTAACCGATGGTTGAAAGTAGGAGCCAATATGGTATTGAGCAATGGCACGAAATACAGTTCTAACAATGCCGCATGGGGTGCTGCCTACCTTACTCCCGGTATTTTCCCGGTAATGGACGACAGAAGAAGTGCCGCCGAAGCATATCCGATAAAATACGCCTCTCCCAGCCAGATAGGCATGTCGACTTACTTCGGCAACCCGGTTGCCTCTGCCAATTATTATGATAACAAGAGCAATACCATTCAGGTATTACCTACCTTCTATGCTCAGATCGATTTCCTTCCGGAAAACAAGTTATTCTTTAAAACAGCATACAGCCAGGATATATCATTTATTCAGGGGCGTATTTATACTCCGGAATATCTTGTTGGAGGTAGTCAACTTACCAAGAATGCGAATTTAAAGAAAGAAGATAACAATTACCGGAACTGGATTCTGGACAATACACTTACTTTCCGCGATTCTTTTGGAGCGCATACATTCTCTGCTATGTTAGGCCAATCTGTTCGCAGTGAAAACTGGCGTTACCTCTGGGGAAATGCAACGGGCGTACCAGGCGGAGCCGAAGAATACATGTATCTTGATCAGGGAAACGCAGACGGACGTACAACGGGAGATAACGGTACTACTTACCGCGGACAATCTTACTTTGGACGTATCACCTACGATTATCAGGGCAAATACCTTTTGTCTGCCACCATGCGTGCCGACGGTAGCTCCAAGTATCAGGAAAAATGGGGTTACTTCCCCTCTTTAGGTGCTGCCTGGAATATCTCCGAAGAAGGCTTCATGAAGGATCTGAATTATATCAACTACCTTAAACTGCGTGCCAGCTGGGGTAAATTGGGTAACGATAAGGTAAGTGCCAGCGACGGGTTTGCTTCCGTAACACAGAATATGGGTACATCCGGCGTATTTGGTAACGGCGTGTTGCCTGGTTACACCAACCTTGTTTATTTCAGTTACCTGGGATGGGAAGTTGTAAACGAACTCAATATTGGTTTTGATGCTGCTTTCCTTGACAGCCGTTTGGGTGTTGAGGCAGATTACTACCACCGTCTTACCGAAAATGCCGTAATCAACGCTCCGCTGCCCATGGGTGCCGGTAACTTGCTTGGCAATAACGGCGAAATTCTTAACTCAGGTCTGGAGTTATCCGTAGACTGGTCCGATAAAATTGGCAAAGATTTCTCTTATTCTATCGGAGCCAATGTAACCACATTAAAGAATGAAGTAAAGAGTCTGCATGGCCTGCCTTACCTGTATGGCGGAACGGCGGAATTCCGTACCATCTCAAAAGTAGGAGGAGAGCTTAATGCTTACTACGGACACGAAATTGTAGGTGTTTATCAGAATGCGGCCGAAATTTCAGCCGATCCGGTGGCTGTTTCAAATAACCTGCTTCCGGGCGATTTCAAATACAAAGACCAGAACAACGATGGAAAGATTGATGATAACGACCGTGTGATCCTTGGATCTTACATTCCAACCTTTACTTTCGGAATGAATCTTGGATTTACTTACCGGAAATTTGATTTATCTGTAGTTATGCAGGGACAGACAGGCAACGAGATTGTAAACCGCAAGCGGGGTAACCGCAGATGGCAATCGGATATCAACTACGATGCCGATATGGTTGAAAACCGTTGGACAGGCGAAGGCTCCACCAACTCTTATCCTTCTGCTGCCGGTACTGTTAAACCATGGAACATCTCCAAGTTCAACTCATTCTACGTAGAAGATGGTTCTTACTTCCGTATTCAGAATATACAGATGGCTTATACCTTCGATAAGGTGAAAATAAGTAATACCAAGTTACCGAGCATGCGTCTGAGTCTGACTGCCGAACGTCCGTATACTTACTTCAAATCAAACGGATTTACTCCCGAGGTCGGTAACAATGGATTCGACGATCAGGTATATCCGTTGGCAGCCACTTACACAGTAGGCTTACGAATTATTTATTAA
- a CDS encoding prolyl oligopeptidase family serine peptidase has translation MRIFRSVTLFLCLLTALQATAGDKLSFLKKQFTTTAGYKLNYRVLLPVDYCPEQKYPVILFLHGAGERGNDNEKQLVHGWDMLTNLENRAAYPAIVIAPQCPEEPQIPHKNYWVDIQRPVTPEQRMFRTFPANAPITEPLAAVKELVDSYIAKGVVDTKRIYVTGLSMGGMGTFDLVCRYPNFFAAAVPICGGVNTDRLAKFKGKTAFRLFHGDQDDTVQPKFSQEAYKTLQSIGAEAQYTEYPGVNHASWVPAFKEPDFLSWMFKHVKK, from the coding sequence ATGAGAATCTTTCGAAGTGTTACATTATTCCTCTGCCTGCTTACAGCATTGCAGGCAACAGCCGGCGACAAGCTGAGCTTTCTTAAAAAACAGTTTACCACCACAGCCGGTTACAAGCTAAACTACCGGGTGCTACTTCCCGTAGACTATTGTCCGGAGCAAAAGTATCCGGTAATCCTGTTCCTGCACGGAGCAGGCGAGCGGGGCAACGACAACGAAAAGCAACTGGTACACGGCTGGGATATGCTAACCAATCTGGAGAACCGGGCAGCCTATCCGGCCATCGTAATAGCACCCCAATGCCCGGAAGAACCACAGATTCCCCATAAGAACTACTGGGTAGATATCCAACGCCCGGTTACCCCGGAACAACGCATGTTCAGAACCTTTCCGGCAAACGCCCCCATTACCGAACCCCTGGCAGCCGTTAAGGAACTTGTAGACAGCTACATTGCAAAAGGAGTGGTAGACACCAAACGCATCTACGTAACCGGACTCTCCATGGGAGGCATGGGAACCTTTGATCTGGTATGCCGCTATCCGAACTTCTTTGCCGCTGCCGTACCCATTTGCGGAGGAGTAAACACCGACCGGTTGGCTAAATTCAAAGGCAAAACAGCCTTCCGTCTTTTCCACGGCGACCAGGACGACACCGTACAACCCAAGTTCTCGCAAGAAGCCTATAAAACACTTCAGTCAATCGGAGCCGAAGCCCAATACACCGAATACCCCGGCGTAAACCACGCAAGCTGGGTACCCGCCTTCAAAGAACCCGATTTTCTGAGCTGGATGTTCAAGCATGTAAAAAAGTAA
- the bglX gene encoding beta-glucosidase BglX, whose translation MKKIVTAITGVALLAALGGCKPSASGWKSFSGDKTIEQRVDSVLQLMTLEEKIGQMAQFSCNWDVTGPIMSDDFEPYLRKGMVGSIFNAYTVDGVRKLQEMALAESRLKIPVLFGYDVIHGFRTIFPMSLAEASSWDLELMRKSAAIAAEEASAEGIHWTFAPMVDIARDARWGRVMEGAGEDPYLGSLIAKARVEGFQGGKDWHSLNQLNTVLACCKHFAAYGAAEAGRDYNSAELSMNTLLNYYMPPYKAAHEAGVATYMASFNEIGGVPSTASKYLFTDLLRNQWGFKGFVVTDYTGINELVPHGVAKDEKEAGELAVNAGIDMDMTGAVFIKYLKQSVEEGKVSEETIDNAVRRILEMKFILGLFDDPYRYLDKEREKNTIMKPEFLQAARETAARSIVLLKNENSFFPITKDKSLTVALIGPMVKDKINQNGEWAGKGDREQSISLFEGLTEKYAGTNVKFVYAGGCDLTTDNRQGFAEAIATARRADVVLAVMGEDFNWSGEAASRSDIKLPGVQQELLKELRKTGKPLGLVLMNGRPLDLSWEDANVDAIMEAWYLGTMAGHGLADVIAGDYNPSARLTMSFPRNVGQLPIYYNHKNTGRPLPADNPKMDYKSSYIDVANTPLYPFGYGLSYTTFQISNMKMDKSSMGKGDKVTVTAEVKNAGAVDGETVVQLYIRDLVGSVTRPVKELKGFNKIALKAGESKQVSFTITEAELSFYDIDLKYTAEPGNFVVWVAANAADETNQASLVYTDK comes from the coding sequence ATGAAGAAGATTGTGACAGCTATCACCGGTGTGGCTTTGCTCGCGGCTTTAGGTGGATGTAAACCTTCTGCAAGCGGATGGAAAAGTTTTAGCGGAGATAAAACCATCGAACAGCGGGTCGACTCGGTGTTGCAGCTGATGACGCTGGAAGAAAAAATTGGTCAGATGGCTCAGTTCTCCTGTAACTGGGACGTAACCGGACCGATTATGTCGGACGACTTTGAGCCTTACCTGCGCAAAGGGATGGTGGGTAGTATCTTTAATGCCTACACAGTGGACGGAGTACGTAAATTGCAGGAAATGGCCCTGGCGGAGTCGAGGCTGAAGATTCCTGTTTTGTTCGGATACGATGTAATCCACGGTTTCCGTACCATCTTCCCCATGTCGCTGGCCGAAGCCAGTTCGTGGGATCTGGAGCTGATGAGGAAAAGTGCGGCTATTGCTGCCGAGGAGGCTTCGGCCGAAGGAATTCACTGGACGTTTGCTCCGATGGTGGACATTGCCCGCGATGCCCGTTGGGGGCGTGTGATGGAAGGTGCCGGCGAAGATCCCTATCTGGGAAGTCTTATCGCCAAAGCCCGGGTGGAAGGTTTCCAGGGGGGCAAAGACTGGCATTCGCTGAACCAGCTGAACACGGTGCTTGCCTGCTGCAAACACTTTGCCGCTTATGGCGCGGCCGAGGCGGGACGCGATTACAACAGTGCCGAACTTTCCATGAATACCCTTCTTAATTATTACATGCCTCCCTACAAGGCGGCTCACGAAGCGGGTGTTGCTACCTATATGGCATCGTTCAACGAAATTGGGGGAGTGCCCAGTACGGCCAGTAAATACCTGTTTACCGACTTGTTGCGTAACCAATGGGGCTTCAAAGGATTTGTGGTAACCGACTATACCGGAATCAACGAACTGGTTCCTCATGGGGTGGCCAAAGATGAAAAGGAGGCAGGCGAACTGGCTGTTAATGCCGGTATCGATATGGATATGACGGGTGCCGTGTTTATTAAGTACCTGAAGCAGTCGGTGGAGGAAGGTAAGGTTTCGGAAGAGACAATCGATAATGCCGTGCGCCGTATTCTGGAGATGAAATTCATTTTGGGATTATTCGATGATCCTTACCGCTACCTGGATAAGGAGCGCGAAAAGAATACCATCATGAAACCCGAATTTCTGCAGGCTGCTCGCGAAACTGCCGCCCGTTCCATTGTATTGCTAAAGAACGAAAATTCATTCTTCCCAATTACCAAAGATAAATCACTCACGGTGGCTTTGATTGGTCCGATGGTGAAGGACAAGATTAACCAGAACGGCGAATGGGCCGGAAAAGGTGACCGCGAACAGAGTATTTCTTTGTTTGAAGGGTTAACCGAAAAATATGCCGGAACCAACGTGAAGTTTGTTTATGCCGGGGGTTGCGACTTAACCACAGACAATCGTCAGGGTTTTGCCGAAGCCATTGCCACGGCAAGGCGTGCGGATGTGGTACTGGCAGTCATGGGCGAAGACTTTAACTGGTCGGGCGAAGCGGCAAGCCGTTCGGACATTAAGTTGCCGGGTGTACAGCAGGAGTTGTTAAAAGAACTCAGAAAGACCGGTAAACCTTTAGGACTGGTGCTTATGAACGGTCGCCCGCTGGATCTCTCGTGGGAAGATGCTAATGTAGACGCCATCATGGAAGCCTGGTACCTGGGAACCATGGCCGGTCACGGTCTGGCCGATGTAATTGCCGGCGACTATAACCCATCGGCACGACTCACCATGTCGTTTCCCCGTAATGTAGGTCAGCTTCCCATATACTACAACCACAAGAATACCGGTCGCCCGTTGCCCGCCGATAATCCTAAAATGGATTACAAATCTTCGTACATCGATGTGGCCAACACCCCGTTGTATCCTTTTGGCTACGGACTAAGCTACACCACTTTCCAGATCAGCAACATGAAGATGGATAAGAGCAGTATGGGCAAAGGAGACAAGGTTACCGTAACCGCCGAAGTGAAAAACGCAGGTGCGGTAGACGGCGAAACCGTTGTGCAGCTTTACATCCGCGACCTGGTTGGCAGTGTAACCCGACCGGTTAAGGAGTTGAAAGGATTTAACAAGATAGCCCTTAAAGCAGGCGAAAGCAAGCAGGTAAGCTTTACCATCACCGAAGCCGAGCTATCATTCTACGACATCGACCTCAAGTATACCGCAGAGCCGGGCAACTTTGTGGTATGGGTGGCAGCCAATGCAGCCGACGAGACAAACCAGGCCTCCCTGGTCTATACAGATAAATAA